The following proteins come from a genomic window of Corallococcus sp. NCRR:
- a CDS encoding peptidylprolyl isomerase has product MHRLLGLTVALAAVAALAAEPAPGPWTKKVQAGKDLYATLKTSQGVITVKLFSKDAPNTVANFVGLATGEKAWTDPTTGEQVKGKPLYNGTVFHRVIPGFMIQGGDPTGTGRGDPGFRFADEFQSGRGFDKPGILAMANAGPNTNGSQFFITTGTPVHLTGRHTIFGEVVTGYDVVEKIGSVPRSAQDRPQTPVVLEKVTLSDKALKKPAAPKKGTPQ; this is encoded by the coding sequence ATGCACCGTCTTCTCGGTCTCACCGTGGCGCTGGCCGCCGTCGCGGCGTTGGCCGCCGAGCCCGCCCCGGGCCCGTGGACGAAGAAGGTCCAGGCCGGCAAGGACCTCTACGCGACCCTGAAGACGAGCCAGGGCGTCATCACCGTGAAGCTCTTCTCCAAGGACGCGCCCAACACGGTGGCGAACTTCGTGGGCCTGGCCACGGGTGAGAAGGCCTGGACGGATCCGACGACGGGCGAGCAGGTGAAGGGCAAGCCGCTCTACAATGGCACCGTCTTCCACCGCGTCATCCCGGGCTTCATGATCCAGGGCGGCGACCCCACCGGCACCGGGCGGGGCGACCCGGGCTTCCGCTTCGCGGACGAGTTCCAGAGCGGCCGCGGCTTCGACAAGCCGGGCATCCTGGCCATGGCCAACGCCGGCCCCAACACCAACGGCAGCCAGTTCTTCATCACCACCGGCACGCCCGTGCACCTCACCGGCCGCCACACCATCTTCGGCGAGGTCGTCACCGGTTACGACGTGGTGGAGAAGATCGGCAGCGTGCCGCGCAGCGCCCAGGACCGCCCGCAGACGCCCGTGGTCCTGGAGAAGGTGACGCTGAGCGACAAGGCGCTCAAGAAGCCCGCCGCCCCCAAGAAGGGCACCCCGCAATGA
- a CDS encoding YtxH domain-containing protein, whose protein sequence is MFRAKKATWQAKALAKSKLYRQFLAHQLLDQLPDYADKAGKVARKSWDNFDPDDALRYVGLTTYKPARTGMGGLGAFLLGAAAGSIVALLMAPSRGTELRTTVKDKAMGYINKQGVNIGGEKTASA, encoded by the coding sequence ATGTTCAGAGCGAAGAAGGCGACGTGGCAGGCGAAGGCTTTGGCCAAGAGCAAGCTGTACCGTCAGTTCCTGGCACACCAGCTGCTGGATCAGCTGCCCGACTACGCGGACAAGGCGGGCAAGGTGGCCCGGAAGTCCTGGGACAACTTCGATCCGGACGACGCGCTGCGCTATGTGGGATTGACGACGTACAAGCCGGCGCGCACGGGCATGGGCGGCCTGGGGGCGTTCCTGCTGGGCGCGGCCGCGGGCAGCATCGTGGCCCTGCTGATGGCCCCGAGCCGCGGCACGGAGCTGCGCACCACCGTCAAGGACAAGGCGATGGGCTACATCAACAAGCAGGGCGTGAACATCGGCGGCGAGAAGACCGCGAGCGCCTGA
- a CDS encoding peptidylprolyl isomerase has protein sequence MSFMEQARAGTELFGTFQTTEGRIVVRLFSKESPRTVENFVGLATGEKTWTDPITFQPQHGRPLYDGTLFFRCIKDFMIQGGDPTSRGNNGPGFRFEDEFQAGRRFDKKGVLAMGNTGPNTNGSQFFITAAPQPHLDNRYTIFGEVVEGQDVVDRIANELPKDSNDRPRRDVRIQTLTISTARPS, from the coding sequence ATGAGCTTCATGGAACAGGCCCGCGCGGGCACGGAGCTGTTCGGCACCTTCCAGACCACGGAGGGGCGCATCGTCGTGCGCCTGTTCTCCAAGGAGTCGCCCAGGACGGTGGAGAACTTCGTGGGGCTGGCTACGGGGGAGAAGACCTGGACGGACCCCATCACGTTCCAGCCCCAGCACGGCCGCCCGCTGTACGACGGGACGCTCTTCTTCCGCTGCATCAAGGACTTCATGATCCAGGGCGGAGACCCGACCAGCCGGGGCAACAACGGCCCGGGCTTCCGTTTCGAGGATGAGTTCCAGGCTGGCCGGCGTTTCGACAAGAAGGGTGTGCTGGCCATGGGCAACACCGGCCCCAACACCAACGGCAGTCAGTTCTTCATCACCGCGGCGCCGCAGCCCCACCTGGACAACCGGTACACCATCTTCGGCGAGGTGGTGGAGGGGCAGGACGTGGTGGACCGCATCGCCAACGAGCTTCCCAAGGATTCAAATGACCGTCCCCGCCGGGACGTGCGCATCCAGACGTTGACCATCTCCACGGCGCGGCCGTCCTAA
- a CDS encoding (deoxy)nucleoside triphosphate pyrophosphohydrolase — protein MTRAVPRTVRVVAALIPRPGPEGGGPRYLVQQRLPGGSRALLWEFPGGKVEAGETDEAALARECREELDVELSVGRRLWEGRHTYPDLTVELVLLSATIVSGEPKPLGAHQLAFHTPTEMQALPFCEADIPLLDDLLAGRLGALD, from the coding sequence GTGACGCGCGCCGTGCCCCGGACGGTGCGGGTGGTGGCGGCGCTGATTCCCCGGCCCGGTCCGGAAGGCGGCGGGCCGAGGTACCTGGTCCAGCAGCGCCTTCCCGGTGGGAGCCGCGCGCTCCTCTGGGAGTTCCCCGGCGGCAAGGTGGAGGCGGGCGAGACGGACGAAGCCGCCCTCGCTCGCGAGTGCCGCGAGGAACTGGACGTGGAGCTCTCCGTGGGCCGCCGCCTGTGGGAGGGCCGGCACACGTACCCGGACCTCACCGTGGAGCTGGTGCTGCTCTCGGCCACGATTGTGTCCGGCGAGCCGAAGCCGCTGGGCGCGCACCAGCTGGCGTTCCACACGCCCACGGAGATGCAGGCGCTGCCGTTCTGCGAGGCGGACATTCCGCTCCTCGACGACCTCCTGGCGGGAAGGCTGGGTGCGCTCGATTGA
- a CDS encoding acyl-CoA carboxylase subunit beta produces MSSDQKLLEKVSQVEKGGAPKYHAKNAETGKLFARERIRLLVDADSFVEDGKLANNLDPELPSDGVVTGVARIDGRAVAIMANDSTVKAGSWGARTVEKILRIQETARALRCPLLYLVDSAGARITDQVEMFPGRRGAGRIFYNEVHLSGFVPQICLLFGPSAAGGAYIPAFCDLVIMVEGNASMYLGSPRMAEMVIGEKVTLEEMGGAKMHCSVSGVGDVLVKTEQDAIAAAKQYLAFFPENFSKAPPQVELKAPKHSGKRVDEIVPPDQNKPFDMHALISELIDEGSWFEVKKLFAQELITGLARIGGRPVGIVANQPKYKGGVLFVDSADKAARFIWLCDAFNIPLLYLADVPGFMIGTKVERAGIIRAGAKMISAVSEASVPRICVVVRKAYGAGLYAMSGPGFAPEATLALPQAMIAVMGPEAAVNAVYFNKIQELPEAERPAFVQKLRDEYKQDVDIFKLASELIIDAVVPGDSLRGELMQRYSLYADRFQPRAEKKHGVHPV; encoded by the coding sequence ATGTCCTCAGATCAGAAACTGCTCGAGAAGGTCTCCCAGGTGGAGAAGGGCGGCGCGCCCAAGTACCACGCGAAGAACGCGGAGACGGGCAAGCTCTTCGCGCGCGAGCGCATCCGGTTGCTCGTGGACGCGGACTCCTTCGTGGAGGACGGCAAGCTCGCCAACAACCTGGACCCGGAGCTGCCCTCCGACGGCGTCGTCACCGGGGTCGCGCGCATCGACGGGCGCGCGGTGGCCATCATGGCCAACGACTCCACGGTGAAGGCGGGCAGCTGGGGCGCTCGCACGGTGGAGAAGATCCTCCGCATCCAGGAGACGGCGAGGGCGCTGCGGTGCCCGCTGCTCTATCTGGTGGACAGCGCGGGCGCGCGCATCACGGACCAGGTGGAGATGTTCCCCGGCCGCCGTGGCGCGGGCCGCATCTTCTACAACGAGGTCCATCTGTCGGGCTTCGTCCCGCAGATCTGCCTGCTCTTCGGCCCGTCCGCCGCGGGCGGCGCGTACATCCCCGCGTTCTGCGACCTGGTCATCATGGTGGAGGGCAACGCCTCCATGTACCTGGGCAGCCCCCGCATGGCGGAGATGGTCATCGGGGAGAAGGTCACCCTGGAGGAGATGGGCGGCGCGAAGATGCACTGCTCCGTGTCCGGCGTGGGCGACGTGCTGGTGAAGACCGAACAGGACGCCATCGCCGCCGCGAAGCAGTACCTGGCCTTCTTCCCGGAGAACTTCTCCAAGGCCCCGCCCCAGGTCGAACTCAAGGCGCCCAAGCACAGCGGCAAGCGCGTGGACGAGATCGTCCCGCCGGATCAGAACAAGCCGTTCGACATGCACGCCCTCATCTCGGAGCTCATCGACGAGGGCAGCTGGTTCGAGGTGAAGAAGCTCTTCGCGCAGGAGCTGATTACCGGCCTGGCGCGCATTGGCGGCCGGCCGGTGGGCATCGTCGCGAACCAGCCCAAGTACAAGGGCGGCGTGCTGTTCGTGGACAGCGCGGACAAGGCGGCCCGGTTCATCTGGCTGTGTGACGCGTTCAACATTCCGCTGCTGTACCTGGCGGACGTGCCGGGCTTCATGATCGGCACCAAGGTGGAGCGCGCGGGCATCATCCGCGCGGGCGCGAAGATGATCTCCGCGGTGTCCGAGGCCAGCGTGCCGCGCATCTGCGTGGTGGTGCGCAAGGCTTATGGTGCTGGCCTCTACGCCATGAGCGGGCCCGGTTTCGCCCCGGAGGCCACGCTGGCGCTGCCCCAGGCGATGATCGCCGTGATGGGCCCGGAGGCGGCGGTGAACGCCGTCTACTTCAACAAGATCCAGGAGCTGCCGGAGGCCGAGCGGCCAGCCTTCGTCCAGAAGCTCCGCGACGAGTACAAGCAGGACGTGGACATCTTCAAGCTGGCCAGCGAGCTCATCATCGACGCCGTGGTCCCCGGCGACTCCCTGCGCGGGGAATTGATGCAGCGTTATTCACTGTATGCGGACCGGTTCCAGCCCCGTGCGGAGAAGAAGCACGGCGTTCACCCGGTCTGA
- a CDS encoding acyl-CoA dehydrogenase family protein has product MDFELPESHRALQASLREFCERRVKPYAREWDKDEKFPMEVVKELGQLGVLGMLVSEEYGGAAMDSLAVAVAVEEIARYDGSLALTVASHNGLGTSHVRVFGNKAQHQRYLPKLASGEWLGAWGLTEPGSGSDASGMRTTAVKKGNKWVLNGAKMFITQGTVGDVFVVLALTSPEKRQKGITAFVLEKGIPGFSQRSIHGKLGMRSSDTAELILENVEVGDDAIVGEVDRGFIDTLKILDKGRITIGALSVGLLRGALEESVAYSKDRTAFGQPIGEFQGLRWMMADMKTELEAARLLVHRAARLADAGQPYSEEASMAKLFASEAAMRGCNKAVQIHGGYGYTREFPVERYLRDAKLCEIGEGTSEIQRTIIARETFKGA; this is encoded by the coding sequence ATGGACTTCGAACTTCCTGAAAGCCACCGCGCCCTGCAGGCCTCCCTCCGTGAATTCTGCGAACGCCGCGTGAAGCCGTACGCGCGCGAGTGGGACAAGGACGAGAAGTTCCCCATGGAGGTCGTGAAGGAGCTGGGGCAGCTGGGCGTGCTCGGCATGCTCGTCTCCGAGGAGTACGGCGGAGCGGCCATGGACTCGCTCGCCGTGGCGGTGGCCGTGGAGGAGATCGCCCGCTACGACGGCTCGCTCGCGCTCACGGTGGCCAGCCACAACGGCCTGGGGACGAGCCACGTGCGCGTCTTCGGCAACAAGGCGCAGCACCAGCGCTACCTGCCCAAGCTCGCCTCCGGTGAGTGGCTGGGCGCGTGGGGCCTCACCGAGCCGGGATCCGGTTCGGACGCGTCCGGCATGCGCACCACCGCCGTGAAGAAGGGCAACAAGTGGGTGCTCAACGGCGCGAAGATGTTCATCACCCAGGGCACGGTGGGTGACGTGTTCGTGGTGCTGGCGCTCACGTCGCCGGAGAAGCGCCAGAAGGGCATCACCGCCTTCGTGCTGGAGAAGGGCATCCCCGGCTTCAGCCAGCGCTCCATCCACGGGAAGCTGGGCATGCGCTCGTCGGACACGGCCGAGCTCATCCTCGAGAACGTGGAGGTCGGTGACGACGCCATCGTGGGCGAGGTCGACCGCGGCTTCATCGACACGCTCAAAATCCTCGACAAGGGCCGCATCACCATCGGCGCGCTGTCGGTGGGCCTCCTGCGCGGCGCGCTGGAGGAGTCGGTCGCGTACTCCAAGGACCGCACCGCGTTCGGTCAGCCCATTGGCGAGTTCCAGGGCCTGCGCTGGATGATGGCGGACATGAAGACGGAGCTGGAGGCGGCGCGGCTGCTGGTGCACCGCGCGGCGCGGCTCGCGGACGCGGGGCAGCCGTACTCGGAGGAGGCCTCCATGGCGAAGCTCTTCGCGTCCGAGGCGGCCATGCGCGGGTGCAACAAGGCCGTGCAGATCCACGGCGGCTACGGCTACACGCGCGAGTTCCCCGTGGAGCGCTACCTGCGCGACGCCAAGCTCTGTGAGATTGGCGAGGGCACGAGCGAGATCCAGCGGACCATCATCGCCCGCGAGACCTTCAAAGGCGCGTAA
- the der gene encoding ribosome biogenesis GTPase Der yields MKPLVAIVGRPNVGKSTLFNRLVGRRIALVEDQPGVTRDRHYADAEWEGRAFTLIDTGGFVPGEKDSLLKQVREQAQFAVEECDVIIFVVDARAGMTTADEAVANYLRKAGKPVVVAANKLDNESGQMQSLAGEFFRLGLGDVNAMSAEHNLGMGSLMDSVVSKLPEKQEGEDSEAPPDDGKIRVAIIGRPNVGKSTLVNAILKEKRVVTSDVAGTTRDPIDSEVTYKGNQLILTDTAGIRRKKTIAHQVEQYSVIAALKVLERSDVAVLLMDATEPAVDQDAKLAGLSMDRGRALVIVVNKWDLIAEDKRRQEAFREDLKIALKFVGYAPVIFTSALHGSKVEKVVDVAVELAKQFRFRAPTPQLNKLLDYMVDNNPAPIVKSKPLRLYYIAQVAAAPPTFTLTCNEPQGVPDMYKRYITNQIRKTFDLRVPIRLLFRERPGKAKREARKNPHLAGKGGKGGKRAGRD; encoded by the coding sequence ATGAAGCCGCTGGTCGCCATTGTCGGTCGCCCCAACGTGGGCAAGAGCACGCTGTTCAACCGCCTGGTGGGCCGCCGCATCGCGCTCGTCGAGGACCAGCCCGGCGTCACCCGCGACCGGCACTACGCCGACGCGGAGTGGGAGGGCCGCGCCTTCACCCTCATCGACACGGGCGGCTTCGTCCCCGGTGAGAAGGACTCGCTGCTCAAGCAGGTGCGCGAGCAGGCGCAGTTCGCCGTGGAGGAGTGCGACGTCATCATCTTCGTGGTGGACGCCCGCGCGGGCATGACCACCGCGGACGAGGCCGTGGCCAACTACCTGCGCAAGGCGGGCAAGCCCGTCGTCGTGGCGGCCAACAAGCTGGACAACGAGTCCGGGCAGATGCAGTCGCTGGCCGGCGAGTTCTTCCGCCTGGGCCTGGGCGACGTGAACGCCATGTCCGCCGAGCACAACCTGGGCATGGGCAGCCTGATGGACTCCGTGGTGTCCAAGCTCCCGGAGAAGCAGGAGGGCGAGGACTCCGAGGCGCCGCCGGACGACGGGAAGATCCGCGTGGCCATCATCGGCCGGCCCAACGTGGGCAAGAGCACGCTGGTCAACGCCATCCTCAAGGAGAAGCGCGTCGTCACCAGCGACGTCGCCGGCACCACGCGTGACCCCATCGACTCGGAGGTCACGTACAAGGGCAACCAGCTCATCCTCACGGACACCGCGGGCATCCGGCGCAAGAAGACCATCGCGCACCAGGTGGAGCAGTACTCCGTCATCGCGGCGCTGAAGGTCCTGGAGCGCAGCGACGTGGCGGTGCTGCTGATGGACGCCACCGAGCCCGCGGTGGATCAGGACGCGAAGCTCGCGGGCCTGTCCATGGACCGGGGCCGCGCGCTGGTCATCGTGGTGAACAAGTGGGACCTCATCGCGGAGGACAAGCGCCGCCAGGAGGCCTTCCGCGAGGACCTCAAGATCGCCCTCAAGTTCGTGGGCTACGCGCCGGTCATCTTCACGTCCGCCCTGCACGGCTCCAAGGTGGAGAAGGTCGTGGACGTGGCGGTGGAGCTGGCCAAGCAGTTCCGCTTCCGGGCGCCCACCCCCCAGCTCAACAAGCTGCTGGACTACATGGTGGACAACAACCCGGCGCCCATCGTGAAGAGCAAGCCGCTGCGCCTGTACTACATCGCCCAGGTGGCGGCGGCCCCGCCGACCTTCACCCTCACCTGCAACGAACCGCAGGGCGTGCCGGACATGTACAAGCGGTACATCACCAACCAGATCCGCAAGACGTTCGATTTGCGGGTCCCCATCCGTCTGCTCTTCCGCGAGCGGCCAGGCAAGGCCAAGCGCGAAGCCCGCAAGAACCCGCATCTGGCGGGGAAGGGCGGTAAGGGTGGGAAGCGCGCGGGGCGCGACTGA
- a CDS encoding tetratricopeptide repeat protein codes for MVAQQKTEKIRQQELRQPDAFQRAGADARDWLMQRQKFLAIGAGVLVLGAVGVAIGSEVSKRGEEQASMALGQALTVLDRPVTGVDPVDPSATEPPFPTVQARDEEVVKQLAAFRKEHGGTRSATTAALPQAKAEFRLGKNDDALASLDVFLKGAPENDALRASALEGQGYAYEAKGDYAQAITSFEAMEKADTGEYLVGMGAYHKARMLILQGKKDEAAQVLSKIPTDHPNSAAARQATERMAVLAAEGVKVPTPAPPAATATDAGQP; via the coding sequence ATCGTGGCCCAGCAGAAGACCGAGAAGATTCGCCAGCAGGAGCTTCGTCAGCCGGACGCCTTCCAGAGGGCGGGAGCGGACGCGAGGGACTGGCTGATGCAGCGCCAGAAGTTCCTCGCCATTGGCGCGGGCGTGCTCGTGCTGGGCGCGGTGGGCGTGGCCATCGGCAGTGAGGTCTCCAAGCGTGGCGAGGAGCAGGCCTCCATGGCCCTGGGCCAGGCCCTCACCGTCCTGGACCGCCCCGTGACGGGCGTGGACCCGGTGGACCCCTCCGCCACGGAGCCCCCGTTCCCCACGGTGCAGGCCCGCGACGAAGAGGTCGTGAAGCAGCTGGCCGCCTTCCGCAAGGAGCACGGCGGCACCCGCTCGGCGACGACGGCCGCCCTGCCGCAGGCCAAGGCCGAGTTCCGGCTGGGCAAGAACGACGACGCCCTGGCGTCCCTGGACGTCTTCCTCAAGGGCGCCCCGGAGAACGACGCCCTGCGCGCCAGCGCCCTGGAAGGTCAGGGCTACGCCTACGAGGCCAAGGGTGACTACGCCCAGGCCATCACCTCCTTCGAGGCGATGGAGAAGGCGGACACCGGCGAGTACCTGGTCGGCATGGGCGCGTACCACAAGGCGCGCATGCTCATCCTCCAGGGCAAGAAGGACGAGGCGGCGCAGGTGCTGTCCAAGATCCCCACGGACCATCCGAACAGCGCCGCGGCCCGTCAGGCCACCGAGCGCATGGCGGTGCTGGCCGCGGAGGGCGTGAAGGTGCCCACGCCGGCGCCTCCCGCCGCGACGGCCACGGACGCGGGGCAGCCGTAG
- the era gene encoding GTPase Era gives MASQSQKKTPRAGFAALIGRPNVGKSTLLNVLTGEKIAIVSPKPQTTRNRILGVVSRPEGQVAFIDTPGIHQAKGELNRYMVEAALSAAEEVDLVLFLIEPPQGETLDVTPGNRAILERLQKVGKPTFLVINKIDSIPKSKLLPLIALYGQEFPFAEVVPISAREKDGVEHLFQVVLGHLPEGEPLFAEDMLTDQQERVLVAEYIREQVLRHCRQEIPYSTAVLVDVFDESEREPRPGTPPGQLGGLIRIAASIYVERDSQKAILIGKQGQMLKLIGTDARKSVQRLLGAHVYLDLRVRVETRWSERAAGLRKLGYE, from the coding sequence ATGGCCTCTCAGTCCCAGAAGAAGACCCCTCGCGCTGGCTTCGCCGCGCTCATCGGCCGGCCCAACGTGGGCAAGAGCACGCTGCTCAACGTGCTCACGGGCGAGAAGATCGCCATTGTCTCGCCCAAGCCGCAGACCACCCGCAACCGCATCCTGGGCGTGGTGTCGCGCCCGGAAGGGCAGGTGGCGTTCATCGACACGCCCGGCATCCACCAGGCCAAGGGTGAGCTCAACCGCTACATGGTGGAGGCCGCCCTCTCCGCGGCCGAGGAGGTGGACCTGGTCCTCTTCCTCATCGAGCCGCCCCAGGGCGAGACGCTGGACGTGACGCCGGGCAACCGCGCCATCCTCGAGCGGCTGCAGAAGGTGGGCAAGCCCACCTTCCTGGTCATCAACAAGATCGACTCCATCCCCAAGTCGAAGCTGCTGCCGCTCATCGCCCTCTACGGCCAGGAGTTCCCCTTCGCGGAGGTGGTGCCCATCTCCGCGCGGGAGAAGGACGGCGTGGAGCACCTGTTCCAGGTCGTGCTGGGCCACCTGCCGGAGGGCGAGCCCCTCTTCGCGGAGGACATGCTCACGGACCAGCAGGAGCGCGTCCTCGTCGCGGAGTACATCCGCGAGCAGGTCCTGCGTCACTGCCGCCAGGAGATCCCGTACTCCACCGCGGTGCTGGTGGACGTGTTCGATGAGTCCGAGCGCGAGCCGCGCCCGGGCACGCCCCCGGGCCAGCTGGGCGGCCTCATCCGCATCGCGGCGTCCATCTACGTGGAGCGCGACAGCCAGAAGGCCATCCTGATTGGCAAGCAGGGGCAGATGCTGAAGCTCATTGGCACGGACGCGCGCAAGTCCGTGCAGCGCCTCCTGGGCGCGCACGTGTACCTGGACCTGCGCGTGCGCGTGGAGACCCGCTGGAGCGAGCGCGCCGCGGGCCTGCGGAAGCTGGGGTACGAGTGA
- a CDS encoding outer membrane protein assembly factor BamB family protein has protein sequence MTMRLARWKRWVGVAAGAGLLAGCASAPLYGNPELPAAPRQPPVDYFQVNWWAGLVDKVPLLEYSPREPASPVYDPESRNVVVQTRDGYVRAVGPDGKVAWSLRTGARALAGGLASEGVIYLPGGDGVLYALDGRTGAVKWKYATNESLATVPVLADGLVLVATDTDTVFAVKATDGTWVWQYRRDPPSGFTVRGASAPRVDQDTAYIGFSDGFLVALKVEDGGVVWEKSLSGAGTEFLDVDTTPAIDSAGRLYVASYKNGLYALEADTGAVIWNASVGGLTSLLARGEVVFATGDGRVDAYLGETGKLIWSLPLKNRMALAPVLARGMLLVPNERALLFVDPTTGKSRMAWNPGVGISAPPFVVGSRVYVLSNNAYLYALDMNDVKKGPRG, from the coding sequence ATGACCATGCGGCTTGCTCGGTGGAAGCGGTGGGTGGGAGTGGCGGCTGGGGCAGGGCTCCTGGCCGGGTGTGCGTCGGCGCCGCTGTACGGCAACCCGGAGCTGCCCGCGGCGCCCCGTCAGCCGCCGGTGGACTACTTCCAGGTGAACTGGTGGGCGGGGCTCGTCGACAAGGTCCCGCTGCTGGAGTACTCGCCGCGCGAGCCGGCCTCCCCGGTGTACGACCCGGAGAGCCGGAACGTCGTGGTGCAGACGCGTGACGGCTACGTCCGCGCGGTGGGGCCGGACGGGAAGGTGGCCTGGTCCCTGCGCACCGGCGCCCGGGCGCTCGCGGGCGGTCTGGCCAGCGAGGGCGTCATCTACCTGCCGGGCGGTGACGGCGTGCTGTACGCGCTGGATGGCCGCACCGGCGCGGTGAAGTGGAAGTACGCCACCAACGAGTCCCTGGCCACGGTGCCGGTGCTCGCGGACGGCCTGGTGCTGGTGGCCACGGACACCGACACGGTGTTCGCGGTGAAGGCCACGGACGGCACGTGGGTGTGGCAGTACCGGCGCGACCCGCCGTCCGGCTTCACCGTCCGGGGCGCCTCCGCGCCGCGAGTGGACCAGGACACCGCGTACATCGGCTTCTCCGACGGCTTCCTCGTCGCCCTCAAGGTGGAGGACGGCGGCGTCGTCTGGGAGAAGTCCCTGTCGGGCGCGGGCACGGAGTTCCTGGACGTGGACACCACGCCCGCCATCGACTCGGCGGGGCGGCTGTATGTGGCCTCGTACAAGAACGGCCTGTACGCCCTGGAGGCGGACACCGGCGCCGTCATCTGGAACGCCAGCGTCGGCGGCCTGACGTCGCTGCTGGCCCGGGGCGAGGTGGTGTTCGCGACCGGCGACGGCCGCGTGGACGCCTACCTGGGAGAGACGGGAAAGCTCATCTGGTCGCTCCCCCTCAAGAACAGGATGGCGCTCGCTCCGGTGTTGGCCAGGGGAATGCTGCTGGTGCCCAACGAGCGCGCGCTGCTGTTCGTGGACCCGACGACGGGCAAGTCTCGCATGGCCTGGAACCCGGGCGTGGGCATCTCCGCGCCGCCGTTCGTGGTGGGCTCGCGGGTGTACGTGCTGTCCAACAACGCGTACCTGTACGCGCTGGACATGAACGACGTGAAGAAGGGGCCGCGCGGGTGA
- the rnc gene encoding ribonuclease III has product MTLVERVQALEARLGVQFSKRDLALEALTHKTYVNENRDQNLKDNQRLEFLGDAVVDLAVSHRLMDRCPGVPEGELTKMRARIVHEEGLARVARSLRLGELLLLGRGESQSGGRDKNSLLADAMEAVLGAVYLSGGLEPALGLVDRIFGELVEEVASGAGRLDYKTLLQEMSHEKLKLSPRYRVVAETGPEHSKVFEVEVCIGESVYARATGRNKKEAEQAAARTTLERLKAEAAVVASPDVVAPVPGGPSPDDPPA; this is encoded by the coding sequence ATGACCCTGGTGGAGCGCGTGCAGGCCCTGGAGGCCCGCCTGGGCGTGCAGTTCTCCAAGCGCGACCTGGCGTTGGAAGCGCTGACGCACAAGACGTACGTCAACGAGAACCGCGACCAGAACCTCAAGGACAACCAGCGCCTGGAGTTCCTGGGCGACGCCGTGGTGGACCTGGCCGTGAGCCACCGGCTGATGGACCGCTGCCCCGGCGTCCCCGAGGGCGAGCTCACCAAGATGCGCGCCCGCATCGTCCATGAAGAGGGCCTGGCCCGCGTGGCTCGCAGCCTGCGCCTGGGCGAGCTGCTCCTGCTGGGCCGGGGCGAGTCCCAGTCCGGAGGCCGCGACAAGAACTCGCTGCTCGCGGACGCGATGGAGGCGGTGCTGGGCGCGGTGTACCTGAGCGGCGGCCTGGAGCCGGCGCTGGGGCTGGTGGACCGCATCTTCGGGGAGCTGGTGGAGGAGGTGGCCTCCGGCGCGGGCCGCCTGGACTACAAGACGCTCCTCCAGGAAATGTCCCACGAGAAGCTCAAGCTGTCGCCGCGCTACCGCGTGGTGGCGGAGACGGGCCCGGAGCACTCCAAGGTGTTTGAGGTGGAGGTGTGCATCGGGGAGTCCGTGTACGCCCGCGCCACCGGCCGGAACAAGAAGGAGGCCGAGCAGGCAGCCGCTCGCACCACGCTGGAGCGCCTGAAGGCGGAGGCGGCGGTCGTGGCATCCCCGGATGTCGTGGCGCCCGTCCCGGGAGGTCCTTCCCCGGACGACCCTCCGGCGTGA